In a single window of the Natronosalvus caseinilyticus genome:
- a CDS encoding Gfo/Idh/MocA family protein — protein MTLRMGILSTAHVHTNGFGSRLNARADVEFVGVTDDDVERGREAAGRFDVEFLEPAALLSSVDAAIVCSTNVTRRQWVERAAAAGVHVLCEKPLATTLEDARAVVDACDDAGVRLGVCMPLPFSVPAKRAKEAYEAGEIGDLRVAVGTNRAWLRDRHLTGWSASPKHAGGGAAMDHTVHIVDLVRWITGEEVVEVNAEFSTMHDGVEVEDINVLSMALSDGSIFTLDGSWDRPDDWDYWGDATLNLIGTDGELAIDVFDQTLKRTREGEGIDGVYWGSIPDDGLLQDFVDAVENDRPPLVTAEDGLRETAVVLAAYESDERGEPVAIEYRD, from the coding sequence ATGACGCTCCGTATGGGTATCCTGTCGACCGCGCACGTCCACACGAACGGATTCGGGTCTCGACTGAACGCCCGGGCGGACGTCGAGTTCGTCGGGGTGACCGACGACGACGTCGAACGCGGTCGCGAGGCGGCGGGTCGATTCGACGTCGAGTTCCTCGAGCCTGCAGCGTTGCTCTCGTCGGTGGACGCGGCCATCGTCTGTTCGACGAACGTGACCCGGCGTCAGTGGGTCGAACGGGCGGCCGCCGCCGGCGTCCACGTCCTCTGTGAGAAGCCCCTCGCGACGACTCTCGAGGACGCGCGCGCAGTCGTCGACGCCTGCGACGACGCGGGCGTCCGCCTGGGCGTCTGTATGCCATTGCCGTTCAGCGTTCCCGCGAAGCGGGCGAAGGAAGCCTACGAAGCGGGCGAGATCGGTGACCTTCGGGTCGCGGTCGGCACGAACCGAGCGTGGCTGCGCGACCGCCACCTGACGGGGTGGTCGGCCAGTCCCAAACACGCTGGCGGCGGCGCGGCGATGGACCACACCGTCCACATCGTCGACCTCGTGCGCTGGATCACCGGCGAGGAGGTCGTCGAGGTCAACGCGGAGTTTTCGACGATGCACGACGGCGTCGAAGTCGAGGACATCAACGTGCTCTCGATGGCGCTCTCGGACGGGAGCATCTTCACCCTCGACGGATCCTGGGACCGGCCCGACGACTGGGACTACTGGGGCGATGCGACGCTGAACCTGATCGGCACCGACGGCGAACTCGCGATCGACGTCTTCGACCAGACGCTCAAGCGCACCCGCGAGGGCGAAGGCATCGACGGCGTCTACTGGGGTTCGATCCCGGACGACGGGTTGCTTCAGGACTTCGTCGACGCGGTGGAGAACGATCGACCGCCCCTAGTCACCGCCGAGGACGGACTTCGCGAAACCGCGGTCGTGCTCGCAGCCTACGAGTCAGACGAGCGCGGCGAGCCAGTGGCAATCGAGTACCGAGACTGA
- a CDS encoding Gfo/Idh/MocA family protein: MSDPIAMGILSTAHVHTDAYAGELADREDVDFVGVTDGDSDRGQETAERHGTEYVADADALLEQIDAAVICAPNAAHREWFERAAATGVHVLCEKPLAPTLEDARVIVDVWQESGIRAGITMPLRFCGPAQRAKETLDAGEVGDLLAISGTNRGQMPGGWFVDPEAAGGGAVMDHSVHIVDLVYHLTGQAVAEVYAEVDTRFHDIPVDDVNVLSMELADGTPFFLDGSWSKPDAWHTWGDATLELTGTDATVGLDYTDQSLVHTVESGSDAGVHTAFYGTNANAGLIEDFVSSVRADREPEITPDEGLLAVAVVEAAYESAETGEPIEVAFD; this comes from the coding sequence ATGAGCGACCCCATCGCGATGGGTATCCTGTCGACCGCTCACGTCCACACGGACGCTTACGCCGGTGAACTCGCCGACCGCGAGGACGTCGACTTCGTCGGCGTTACGGACGGGGATTCAGACCGCGGCCAGGAAACGGCCGAACGCCATGGCACCGAGTACGTCGCCGACGCCGACGCACTCCTCGAGCAGATCGACGCCGCGGTGATCTGTGCACCAAACGCCGCCCACCGCGAGTGGTTCGAGCGGGCGGCCGCCACCGGCGTCCACGTCCTCTGTGAGAAGCCGCTCGCACCGACTCTCGAGGACGCACGGGTGATCGTCGACGTCTGGCAAGAGTCGGGTATCCGCGCCGGTATCACCATGCCGCTTCGGTTCTGCGGCCCGGCCCAGCGGGCGAAGGAGACCCTCGACGCCGGCGAGGTCGGTGACCTCCTCGCCATCTCCGGAACGAACCGCGGGCAGATGCCCGGGGGCTGGTTCGTCGATCCCGAAGCCGCTGGCGGCGGTGCCGTGATGGACCACTCGGTTCACATCGTCGACCTCGTCTATCACCTCACGGGCCAGGCAGTCGCAGAGGTGTACGCCGAGGTCGACACGCGGTTTCACGACATCCCGGTCGACGACGTCAACGTCCTCTCGATGGAGCTGGCGGACGGAACGCCGTTCTTCCTCGACGGGTCGTGGAGCAAGCCTGACGCCTGGCACACGTGGGGCGACGCGACCCTCGAACTGACCGGCACCGACGCCACGGTCGGCCTCGACTACACAGATCAATCGCTCGTCCACACCGTCGAGTCCGGTTCGGACGCGGGCGTTCACACGGCGTTCTACGGCACGAACGCGAACGCGGGCCTCATCGAGGACTTCGTGAGCAGCGTTCGGGCAGATCGAGAGCCGGAGATTACCCCGGACGAGGGCCTGCTGGCCGTCGCTGTCGTCGAAGCGGCCTACGAATCAGCCGAGACGGGCGAGCCGATCGAGGTCGCGTTCGACTGA
- a CDS encoding Gfo/Idh/MocA family protein yields the protein MTEDRSVRVGIVGLGTIGRIHATRIDDLGAELVGADLDEDARASFTDEFDAPAYRDHHELLESGVDAVIVGVPNRIHEEIAVDALEAGVDVLLEKPLAHSVESAERIAAAARAADGFCTVGFTMRFSSLTQRAIELRDEGSFGSLSHVSVDYLRRGGVPGGGRGWFTDEGLAGGGVLMDLGVHIIDLALYLLDYPTVVEVSGRARSEFGEYDVDDSATALLRCADGQTISVETSWHGTAAPSRSCVVRGSEGGASFKVSESDLAFVSADADADVDTLAVEANDMHLAEDRAFLEAVAGTREPPAETVEEALVVQRVIDAIYRSSESGRAVRLTE from the coding sequence ATGACTGAAGACAGGTCAGTCCGCGTCGGCATCGTCGGACTGGGAACCATCGGGCGAATTCACGCGACGCGAATCGACGACCTCGGCGCCGAACTCGTCGGCGCGGACCTAGACGAGGACGCGCGAGCGTCGTTCACGGACGAATTCGACGCCCCGGCCTACCGCGATCACCACGAACTGCTCGAGTCCGGCGTTGACGCGGTGATCGTCGGCGTTCCAAACCGCATCCACGAGGAGATCGCCGTCGATGCGCTCGAGGCGGGCGTAGATGTCCTCCTCGAGAAGCCACTGGCGCACTCCGTCGAGAGCGCCGAACGGATCGCAGCGGCCGCCCGAGCGGCCGACGGGTTCTGTACGGTCGGGTTCACGATGCGGTTCTCGAGCCTGACGCAACGAGCGATCGAGCTTCGGGACGAGGGATCGTTCGGCTCGCTCTCGCACGTGAGTGTCGATTACCTCCGGCGGGGCGGCGTTCCCGGCGGCGGTCGGGGCTGGTTCACCGACGAGGGGCTGGCCGGTGGCGGCGTGTTGATGGATCTGGGCGTTCACATCATCGACCTCGCGCTGTACCTGCTCGACTACCCGACCGTCGTCGAGGTGAGCGGACGGGCGCGCTCCGAGTTCGGCGAGTACGACGTCGACGACTCCGCGACCGCCTTGCTCCGGTGTGCCGACGGACAGACGATTTCCGTCGAAACGTCCTGGCACGGCACGGCCGCCCCCTCGCGGTCGTGCGTCGTGCGAGGGAGCGAGGGAGGCGCGTCGTTCAAGGTGAGCGAGTCCGATCTCGCGTTCGTGAGCGCCGATGCCGACGCCGACGTCGATACCCTCGCCGTCGAGGCCAACGACATGCACCTCGCGGAGGATCGGGCGTTCCTCGAGGCCGTCGCCGGCACCCGCGAGCCGCCTGCGGAGACGGTCGAGGAAGCGCTCGTCGTCCAGCGCGTGATCGACGCGATCTACCGGTCCAGCGAGAGCGGTCGGGCGGTGCGTCTCACCGAGTGA
- a CDS encoding Gfo/Idh/MocA family protein, translated as MVRIGILGRGFMATVHALRYAELDGVDVVAVASPSGPNEFVVEYTDGATPYDDAVEMYDAESLDAIDVCTPTHTHRELVVPAVDRGLDVLCEKPLERTIADATAMVDAAGEAGVTFMPGHTLRFFPEYAKARERIQEGDIGTPGNARLFRQSPFAEKNDWFVDDEKSGGVLLDLAIHDFDFLRWTLGPVERVFARRKQWDDHEYALATLRFESGAVGHVDARWPNRPDLPFVTRFELSGDEGLLEYDSEEVSPIDVYSTTDAGEPQRDPIDEPLEKDPYRLELEAFVDCVRSGSEPPITGRDGLEALRIALAAIESANTGRRVAPDEVTA; from the coding sequence ATGGTACGGATCGGAATTCTGGGCCGCGGCTTCATGGCGACGGTCCATGCGCTGCGGTACGCCGAGCTGGATGGAGTCGACGTCGTGGCCGTCGCGTCGCCGAGCGGCCCGAACGAGTTCGTCGTCGAGTACACCGACGGCGCGACACCCTACGACGACGCCGTCGAGATGTACGACGCGGAATCCCTCGACGCGATCGACGTCTGCACGCCGACGCACACCCACCGTGAGCTGGTCGTCCCTGCGGTCGACCGCGGCCTGGACGTCCTCTGTGAGAAGCCACTCGAGCGAACGATAGCCGACGCGACGGCGATGGTGGACGCGGCCGGCGAGGCGGGCGTGACGTTCATGCCGGGCCACACGCTCCGGTTCTTCCCCGAGTACGCGAAAGCACGAGAGCGGATCCAGGAAGGCGACATCGGCACCCCTGGAAACGCCCGTCTGTTCCGCCAGTCTCCGTTCGCGGAGAAGAACGACTGGTTCGTGGACGACGAGAAGAGCGGCGGGGTCCTCCTGGATCTGGCGATCCACGACTTCGACTTCCTCCGGTGGACACTCGGCCCGGTCGAACGCGTCTTCGCTCGACGCAAGCAGTGGGACGACCACGAGTACGCACTCGCCACGCTCCGCTTCGAAAGCGGCGCGGTCGGTCACGTCGACGCACGCTGGCCCAATCGGCCCGACCTCCCGTTCGTCACCCGATTCGAGCTCTCCGGCGACGAGGGCCTGCTCGAGTACGACAGCGAGGAAGTGTCGCCGATCGACGTCTACAGCACGACCGACGCCGGTGAACCGCAGCGGGATCCGATCGACGAACCGCTCGAGAAGGACCCCTATCGACTCGAGCTAGAGGCGTTCGTCGACTGCGTGCGCTCGGGTTCGGAGCCGCCGATTACGGGCCGCGATGGACTGGAAGCGCTCCGAATCGCGCTCGCGGCGATCGAGTCTGCCAACACTGGACGGCGCGTCGCGCCCGACGAGGTGACGGCATGA
- a CDS encoding aminoglycoside N(3)-acetyltransferase encodes MSLTREELRGGFRGLGLEAGDSVIVHSSLSSLGWVDGGARTVVDALCDTVGDGTVLMPTFTRYDRAYDPEMSPSTVGAITEACRNHPEAVRSAHPTKSVAAIGPGAESLVADHELRNSIGPGSPIHRLIDERDGQILLLGVDHTTNSALHVAERLANLPYRDQLAETTMRGADGSAETVEVNQVHCSRGFGVVGSIATRLGLEREGRVGDATARLVDGPRLLSLVVEVLDKQPGLLLCDVPDCERCAYARRRIADWQ; translated from the coding sequence ATGAGTCTCACCCGGGAGGAACTTCGTGGTGGATTCCGTGGCCTCGGACTCGAGGCCGGCGACAGCGTGATCGTTCACAGTTCCCTGAGCAGTCTGGGCTGGGTCGACGGTGGCGCACGAACGGTCGTCGACGCACTCTGTGATACCGTAGGCGATGGGACCGTACTGATGCCGACGTTCACCAGGTACGATCGGGCGTACGATCCAGAGATGTCCCCCTCGACTGTCGGAGCGATCACCGAGGCGTGCAGGAATCACCCGGAAGCAGTCCGGAGCGCGCATCCGACGAAGTCCGTCGCCGCGATCGGGCCGGGCGCCGAGTCGCTGGTCGCCGACCACGAACTGCGAAATTCGATCGGTCCTGGCAGTCCGATCCACCGGCTTATCGACGAGAGAGACGGGCAGATACTCCTCCTCGGCGTCGACCACACGACGAATTCGGCGCTCCACGTTGCCGAGCGACTGGCCAACCTGCCTTACCGCGATCAACTCGCCGAGACGACGATGCGAGGGGCGGACGGATCGGCGGAAACCGTCGAGGTGAACCAGGTGCATTGCTCCCGCGGATTCGGCGTCGTCGGGAGTATCGCGACCCGGCTGGGCCTCGAGCGGGAGGGACGCGTGGGCGACGCAACCGCGCGCCTCGTCGACGGGCCGAGGCTCCTCTCGCTGGTGGTGGAGGTACTCGATAAGCAGCCGGGGCTCCTCCTCTGTGACGTTCCCGACTGTGAACGGTGTGCGTACGCGCGCCGCCGCATCGCTGACTGGCAGTGA
- a CDS encoding fumarylacetoacetate hydrolase family protein, with protein sequence MRKTRFIDAAGRVATGNWTAEGIETDTRSYDPTEVEILPPTEPTKVIGVGPNYESNVLEKDDESPRTPGDLLLFVKPPNTLVGHGGVSTFEGEGEYCFELELGVVIGEQCRNVSRDEAMDVIAGFTCLNEITDLSPPESRYDPANLVRAKAIDDATPIGPVLAKPEDVPDDATMELRVDGEVKQRTNRSNCVFSEAAVIEEITSYLTLEPGDVIATGSATGVAQLSDGDWVEIEIEGIGTLEHAVRIDRG encoded by the coding sequence ATGCGAAAGACGAGATTCATCGACGCTGCCGGGCGAGTCGCGACCGGCAACTGGACGGCAGAGGGGATCGAAACGGACACCCGAAGCTACGACCCCACCGAAGTCGAAATACTCCCGCCGACGGAACCGACAAAGGTGATCGGTGTCGGGCCGAACTACGAATCGAACGTCCTCGAGAAGGACGACGAATCGCCCAGGACGCCGGGAGATCTACTGTTGTTCGTCAAGCCGCCGAACACGTTGGTCGGTCACGGTGGCGTCTCGACGTTCGAGGGCGAAGGCGAGTACTGTTTCGAGCTGGAACTGGGGGTCGTCATCGGCGAGCAGTGTCGAAACGTCTCTCGCGACGAGGCGATGGACGTCATCGCCGGGTTCACGTGTCTCAACGAGATTACGGACCTCTCGCCGCCGGAAAGCCGCTACGATCCGGCGAACCTCGTTCGCGCGAAGGCAATCGACGACGCCACGCCGATCGGTCCCGTCCTCGCGAAGCCGGAGGACGTACCGGACGATGCAACCATGGAACTGCGTGTCGACGGTGAGGTGAAACAACGGACGAACCGATCGAACTGCGTGTTCTCGGAGGCGGCAGTGATCGAGGAGATCACGTCGTATCTCACGCTCGAACCAGGCGACGTAATCGCGACGGGAAGCGCCACCGGTGTCGCACAGCTTTCCGACGGCGACTGGGTCGAAATCGAAATCGAGGGGATCGGAACGCTCGAGCACGCAGTTCGAATCGATCGCGGGTGA
- a CDS encoding NAD-dependent epimerase/dehydratase family protein encodes MDVLITGANGIVGTAIVEALGDRDEYSFTELDIESHPNRETVVADVADYEQIRPAFDGIDAVVHMAVYAPGFVDESWEDILRVNVRGTRNVLRAAADAEVESVIFGSTNHVVGLYEREFSPDLYEPEFDLTVDHRSPVRPDSTYGVSKLFGEHDARFFVETKTYPKRCYALRIASVRPAGEDHPYASAERGVDDGRWERDSEAYDRQVARLKATWFSRRDCGHMIDRMLQDDHVEFDVFYGVSDNDRRWFDIDHAREVLKYAPRDNGEEWDGPPSA; translated from the coding sequence ATGGACGTGCTGATCACCGGGGCGAACGGAATCGTCGGGACCGCGATCGTCGAGGCACTCGGCGATCGCGACGAGTATTCGTTCACGGAACTCGACATCGAGTCGCATCCGAATCGGGAGACCGTCGTCGCGGACGTCGCCGACTACGAGCAGATTCGACCCGCCTTCGACGGCATCGATGCCGTCGTTCACATGGCCGTCTACGCACCCGGATTCGTCGACGAGTCCTGGGAGGACATCCTCCGAGTCAACGTCCGCGGGACGAGAAACGTCCTCCGGGCGGCAGCCGACGCCGAGGTCGAATCGGTGATCTTCGGCTCGACGAACCACGTCGTCGGACTGTACGAGCGGGAGTTCTCACCGGACCTCTACGAACCCGAATTCGACCTTACCGTCGATCACCGGTCTCCCGTTCGCCCGGACTCGACCTACGGCGTTTCGAAGCTCTTCGGCGAGCACGACGCGCGGTTTTTCGTCGAGACGAAGACGTACCCGAAGCGGTGTTACGCGCTTCGGATAGCTAGCGTCAGGCCGGCCGGGGAGGACCACCCCTACGCCTCAGCGGAGCGTGGCGTCGACGACGGACGCTGGGAACGCGACAGCGAGGCGTACGATCGACAGGTCGCCCGCCTCAAGGCAACGTGGTTCTCCCGCCGGGACTGCGGGCACATGATCGATCGAATGCTCCAGGACGACCACGTCGAATTCGACGTCTTCTACGGCGTCAGCGACAACGATCGACGCTGGTTCGACATCGACCACGCCCGCGAGGTGCTCAAGTACGCGCCTCGAGACAACGGGGAAGAGTGGGACGGCCCACCGAGCGCGTGA
- a CDS encoding right-handed parallel beta-helix repeat-containing protein → MVITTRDSDSEESIDSDSTRSAEESRDATETTTDSSGETTVTRRAAMAVAGATGAGLLAGVGTAGGTDASQSRRWKQDVDAQGHTLNDLGALEMAGSEPITDFAGEDLSIESGVLRATNDRDLLNNVRYVDVAEGADAVQEAVDTADTDGHNKVVVYGDEGEWNRTVYLPSEFTLEILDGVTITSTMDESDTEVFHGGAALITNDDHENGNHDITVRGGHIDFEGVDSDQDGIRWGPVWLHTVDNALFDSITVENVDWRYGIVFTDCTRSKIVDCLARNTGYDGITLRGTCEHVDVVRCSTYDNVNGPGIQAAPSIGEGGTGGHHLTFTDCRMDEHLAIHGVRGGITDVAIQGCSVRRIGIIQEVDGFRISDCDVDTIAFSAFTGEIRNGRVDSCTMAPRYADHDAQIPAAVVLWTWANDLIENVSFSNCTARDLDKFVECRILDETSVVRHIDFSNCAFDVGDGDEPRAFIEHTRDDDWVVDSVGELSNVRIHGCKIWNTDSVIQGEVDGVRIRLTEFHGVDEDALDDGDLTDLETHQNDWW, encoded by the coding sequence ATGGTTATCACTACTCGAGACAGCGACTCGGAGGAGTCTATCGACTCCGATTCGACACGATCGGCCGAGGAATCGAGAGATGCGACCGAGACGACGACGGACTCTTCTGGCGAAACGACGGTCACCCGGCGAGCGGCGATGGCGGTAGCAGGGGCCACCGGCGCGGGTCTTCTGGCCGGGGTCGGAACCGCTGGCGGCACCGACGCCTCTCAATCACGTCGGTGGAAGCAGGACGTCGATGCACAGGGACATACCCTGAACGACCTCGGCGCCCTCGAGATGGCCGGGTCCGAACCTATCACCGACTTCGCAGGCGAGGACCTCTCCATCGAGAGCGGTGTGTTGCGTGCAACGAACGACAGGGACCTGCTCAACAACGTCCGCTACGTCGACGTCGCGGAGGGAGCCGATGCGGTCCAGGAGGCCGTCGACACGGCCGACACCGATGGTCACAACAAGGTCGTCGTCTACGGCGACGAGGGCGAGTGGAATCGAACGGTCTACCTCCCCAGCGAGTTCACCCTCGAGATTCTCGACGGCGTCACCATCACGTCCACGATGGACGAAAGCGACACGGAGGTGTTCCACGGAGGTGCCGCACTCATCACGAACGACGATCACGAGAACGGCAACCACGACATCACGGTCCGCGGTGGGCATATCGACTTCGAGGGTGTCGATTCCGACCAGGACGGCATCCGCTGGGGCCCGGTCTGGCTCCACACCGTCGACAACGCGCTGTTCGACTCGATCACCGTCGAGAACGTCGACTGGCGCTACGGCATCGTCTTCACCGACTGCACGCGCTCGAAGATCGTCGACTGCCTCGCTCGCAACACTGGCTACGACGGTATCACCCTCCGCGGGACCTGCGAACACGTCGACGTCGTCCGCTGTTCGACCTACGACAACGTGAACGGGCCGGGCATCCAGGCGGCCCCGAGCATCGGCGAGGGCGGAACCGGCGGCCACCACCTCACCTTCACCGACTGTCGAATGGACGAACACCTGGCGATCCACGGCGTGCGCGGCGGCATCACGGACGTCGCCATACAGGGCTGTTCGGTCCGCCGAATCGGTATCATCCAGGAGGTCGACGGGTTCCGAATCTCCGACTGTGACGTCGACACCATCGCGTTCTCGGCGTTCACCGGCGAAATCCGAAACGGCCGCGTCGACTCCTGTACGATGGCACCCCGATACGCCGACCACGACGCCCAGATTCCGGCGGCGGTCGTCCTCTGGACGTGGGCGAACGACCTCATCGAAAACGTCAGTTTCAGCAACTGCACCGCGCGAGACCTCGACAAATTCGTCGAGTGTCGGATTCTCGACGAGACGTCCGTCGTCCGCCACATCGACTTCAGCAACTGCGCGTTCGACGTGGGTGACGGCGACGAACCGAGGGCGTTCATCGAGCACACTCGCGACGACGACTGGGTGGTCGACTCCGTAGGCGAACTCTCGAACGTTCGAATCCACGGCTGTAAGATCTGGAACACGGACTCGGTCATCCAGGGTGAGGTTGACGGCGTTCGGATACGACTGACGGAGTTCCACGGCGTGGACGAGGACGCCCTCGACGACGGTGATCTCACGGACCTGGAAACGCACCAGAACGACTGGTGGTGA
- a CDS encoding right-handed parallel beta-helix repeat-containing protein → MATNRQDSDSLESTDSTGETADRVPAGERDDGTVTRRAAMALAGVTGAGLLGGAVGQVGATSNPRPRRWEQDVDAQGHTLSDLGALEMAGSEPITDFAGEDLSIEDGVLSIAGDSDLVNNVRYVDVTEGATAVQEAVDDADAEGHNKVVVYGDEGEWNRTVHLPSEFTLEILDGVTITSTMDASDAETFEVGDGTTAAALITNADHENGNDNVVVRGGHVDFSGASTGGAVWAPVWLHDCEDSLFDSIRVENASGRGGVMFSDCRNSMMIDCTARNIGYDGIALTLDCRGCDVVRCKASECGGPGIQAATFGRGAGAPRGITFTNCRTDEMIAVHGYEVAGGARNIAIQGCTARRLGIIGEVRDFRISDCDVDAVALSALDETIRNGRIDSVTMGERVVDPFSQAATILWAWEGLIENVSFSNCTAHTDGHIERFVETRLLSEEATARYVDYTNCAFDSDGAEVSQFVQHTPDGEAGYQESVGELSNVRIQNCKIWNVDYAIEGAVDGLRVRGTELHEVGDLHDGDVTDLETHQNDWW, encoded by the coding sequence ATGGCTACCAATAGACAAGATAGCGACTCGTTGGAGTCGACCGACTCGACAGGCGAAACGGCGGATCGAGTACCAGCGGGCGAGCGAGACGACGGAACAGTCACTCGACGGGCGGCGATGGCGCTGGCGGGCGTCACCGGTGCGGGTCTGCTAGGTGGCGCTGTCGGGCAGGTCGGTGCTACCAGCAACCCGCGACCTCGTCGGTGGGAACAGGACGTCGATGCACAGGGACACACCCTGAGCGATCTCGGCGCCCTCGAGATGGCCGGGTCCGAACCCATCACCGACTTCGCAGGTGAGGATCTCTCCATCGAGGATGGCGTATTGAGTATTGCAGGTGACAGTGATCTGGTCAACAACGTCCGCTACGTCGACGTCACGGAAGGGGCCACGGCCGTCCAAGAGGCCGTCGACGATGCCGATGCCGAGGGCCACAACAAAGTCGTCGTCTACGGCGACGAGGGCGAGTGGAATAGGACGGTGCACTTACCGAGCGAGTTCACCCTCGAGATCCTCGACGGCGTCACTATCACGTCCACGATGGACGCAAGCGACGCAGAAACGTTCGAAGTCGGCGACGGCACTACGGCTGCTGCCCTGATCACGAACGCGGACCACGAGAACGGCAACGACAACGTCGTCGTCCGTGGCGGGCACGTCGACTTCTCCGGCGCGTCCACCGGGGGAGCAGTCTGGGCACCCGTCTGGTTACACGACTGTGAGGACAGTCTGTTCGACTCGATCCGAGTCGAGAACGCGTCCGGCAGAGGCGGGGTGATGTTTTCTGACTGTCGGAACTCAATGATGATCGATTGCACCGCCCGGAACATCGGTTACGACGGGATTGCCCTCACTCTCGACTGTCGAGGGTGTGACGTCGTCCGGTGTAAGGCATCCGAGTGTGGTGGCCCCGGTATACAAGCGGCGACGTTTGGCCGGGGAGCCGGCGCTCCCCGAGGCATCACGTTCACTAACTGTCGCACCGACGAGATGATCGCCGTCCACGGCTACGAGGTCGCGGGCGGTGCGAGGAACATCGCCATTCAGGGGTGTACTGCTCGTCGGCTTGGAATCATCGGCGAGGTCAGAGACTTCCGGATCTCGGACTGCGACGTCGACGCAGTCGCCCTCTCGGCACTGGACGAAACGATCAGAAACGGTCGGATCGACTCCGTGACGATGGGCGAACGCGTCGTCGACCCGTTTTCACAGGCGGCGACGATCCTCTGGGCGTGGGAAGGACTCATCGAGAACGTTAGCTTCAGTAACTGCACTGCCCACACTGACGGCCACATCGAGCGGTTCGTCGAAACCCGATTGCTGTCCGAAGAGGCGACGGCCCGGTACGTCGACTACACGAACTGTGCGTTCGATAGCGACGGAGCGGAGGTCTCGCAATTCGTTCAACACACGCCCGATGGAGAGGCCGGTTACCAAGAATCTGTCGGCGAACTCTCGAACGTCCGCATTCAGAACTGCAAGATCTGGAACGTCGACTACGCCATCGAAGGTGCTGTCGACGGCCTTCGAGTCCGCGGCACGGAACTCCACGAGGTCGGCGATCTCCACGATGGCGACGTTACGGATCTGGAAACCCACCAGAACGACTGGTGGTGA
- a CDS encoding Gfo/Idh/MocA family protein gives MRACIAGAGFMARTHAAEYAQMDVEIVGVASPSGPDEFVAEFGFEAETFTDVATMLEETNPDYVDICTPTHTHVELVRTAAAAGVDVFLEKPIASTLSEAHEIDEIVADAELTFMLGHVARFFPNYRHARDLEVGNEGVARARRLSPFPDWGSDNWFADREKSGGIFVDLAIHDLDYLRWCWGDVERVFARRHRDDESEHGFVTLRFENGAVGYVESSWAQPDSRPFTVELEFAGDDGLVEFSSAEESAYAEWTDGDVTVESPLAKNGYRRELEHFVSCLDDGSDPEVGASEGIEALRLALAAERSADRGVPVAPEEVAK, from the coding sequence ATGAGAGCTTGTATCGCGGGGGCGGGATTCATGGCTCGAACCCACGCGGCGGAGTACGCCCAGATGGACGTCGAGATCGTCGGTGTCGCCTCGCCGAGCGGCCCCGACGAGTTCGTCGCGGAGTTCGGCTTCGAGGCTGAGACTTTCACGGACGTCGCGACGATGCTCGAGGAGACGAACCCCGATTACGTCGACATCTGTACCCCGACACACACCCACGTGGAACTGGTTCGGACGGCCGCCGCCGCCGGCGTCGACGTCTTCCTCGAGAAACCGATCGCCAGCACCCTCTCGGAGGCACACGAGATCGACGAGATCGTCGCCGACGCCGAGTTGACGTTCATGCTCGGCCACGTCGCCCGCTTCTTCCCGAACTACCGACACGCTCGCGACCTCGAGGTCGGAAACGAGGGCGTCGCTCGCGCTCGGCGACTCTCGCCGTTCCCGGACTGGGGCTCTGATAACTGGTTCGCCGACCGCGAGAAGAGCGGCGGCATCTTCGTCGACCTGGCGATCCACGATCTCGACTACCTCCGGTGGTGCTGGGGCGACGTCGAGCGGGTGTTCGCCCGCCGCCACCGCGACGACGAGTCCGAACACGGGTTCGTCACCCTTCGCTTCGAGAACGGTGCCGTCGGCTACGTCGAGTCCTCGTGGGCCCAACCCGACTCGCGGCCGTTTACCGTCGAGCTCGAATTCGCTGGCGACGACGGCCTGGTCGAGTTCTCGAGTGCCGAGGAGTCAGCCTACGCCGAGTGGACCGACGGCGACGTGACCGTCGAGAGCCCGCTCGCGAAGAACGGCTATCGGCGGGAACTCGAGCACTTCGTCTCCTGTCTCGACGACGGTTCGGACCCCGAGGTCGGCGCTTCGGAGGGGATCGAAGCGCTTCGTCTCGCGCTCGCCGCCGAGCGCTCGGCCGACCGCGGTGTCCCCGTCGCACCCGAGGAGGTGGCGAAATGA